Within the Streptomyces sp. R41 genome, the region CCCCCAGGGACGGGACGGGCAGGGGCGGCGGGGGCGAACAACCTACTCCGTCGGCCGGCGGTCCACGTACTCGTACACCGCGCCGTCCGGATGCATCGCGATCAGATTGCGGCCCACCGGCGTCGCCACCGGCCCCGCCAGGATGCGGGCGCCGGAGTCGCTGAGGACGCGGTGGGCCTCGTCGACGTCCTTGACGGCGATGGTCGCGGCGACCTTGCGGAGGACGTCCAGCTCGGCCTCGGGCCCGCTCATCAGCAGGAAGCAGCCGACCGCGGCGACCGAGACGCCACCGCGCTCGAAGCGGAGGGCGTGCCCGCCCGCGAGTCTTTCGTAGAAGGGGACCGAGGCCTCCAGGTCGTCGACGCAGATACGCAGCGTGGCTCCCAGAATCTCCATGCGCAGGAGCCTAGTTGGGTCCGGCGGCGGAGGAGATCGTTTCGTACGGACAGGGGCTCGGCCCAGACGATCGGGAGAGGAGACACCGTCTGGACCGAGAGATCAAGAGAGCGACCGGCCGACCTGGCGACCGGCAGACCAGCAAGCGGCCGACCCAGCGGCCGAGCGACCTGGAGACAGGGAGCCCGGCGGGGCTCGGTCACAGGC harbors:
- a CDS encoding VOC family protein, producing the protein MEILGATLRICVDDLEASVPFYERLAGGHALRFERGGVSVAAVGCFLLMSGPEAELDVLRKVAATIAVKDVDEAHRVLSDSGARILAGPVATPVGRNLIAMHPDGAVYEYVDRRPTE